Proteins encoded in a region of the Vallitalea longa genome:
- a CDS encoding helix-turn-helix domain-containing protein has protein sequence MSDFGAILKRMRVANSLTQKQVADYLGVSRATVGGYETKGKQPDYETLISLSNYFKVTIDYLLGNDNNFNMIELNNGLTIIEKLEDLMNDIEATDKIVLRGKTIDDVTKNYILETLKYTEKIISYSLYNNNN, from the coding sequence GTGAGTGATTTTGGTGCAATTTTAAAGAGAATGAGAGTAGCTAACAGCTTGACACAGAAACAGGTTGCTGATTATCTAGGTGTATCTAGAGCTACAGTTGGTGGCTATGAAACAAAGGGTAAGCAACCAGATTACGAAACATTAATATCTCTATCTAATTATTTTAAGGTTACAATAGATTATTTGTTAGGTAATGATAATAATTTTAATATGATTGAATTAAATAACGGTTTGACAATTATAGAAAAACTGGAAGACTTAATGAATGATATTGAAGCTACTGATAAAATCGTACTAAGAGGGAAAACTATAGATGATGTAACTAAAAATTATATTTTAGAGACATTAAAATATACAGAAAAAATAATTTCTTATTCACTTTATAATAATAATAATTAA
- a CDS encoding ZIP family metal transporter, protein MGNSLSFLISFMTGLVGLSLGVIIIYRASNRGRRFEGVMLAFTAGLMLSIVCFELLPKAFETGGLYLGLIGIFIGIIFVLLLEDFLNKNKKLKKDTDNRYIKSAILLSIAFMIHNIPEGIAIGSIMGISSSEGLRFAFAILVHNIPEGMIIALPLIKSKVKLLYILLIVSVVSLSMGIGAVIGLTLSHVSQKSISLSLGIAGGIMLYVTTGEIIVKSMVKWKGRSITISIILGILLGVLLSYD, encoded by the coding sequence ATGGGTAATAGTTTATCTTTTTTAATTAGCTTTATGACTGGTCTGGTAGGACTTTCATTAGGTGTTATTATTATATACAGAGCATCTAATAGAGGTAGAAGATTTGAAGGAGTCATGTTGGCATTTACTGCTGGACTTATGCTATCTATAGTATGTTTTGAATTATTGCCGAAGGCTTTTGAAACAGGGGGATTATACTTAGGATTAATTGGAATTTTTATAGGGATAATATTTGTATTATTATTAGAAGATTTTCTCAATAAAAATAAAAAATTGAAAAAAGATACTGATAATAGATATATAAAAAGTGCCATTCTACTATCAATCGCATTTATGATTCATAACATACCAGAAGGGATTGCAATTGGTTCAATAATGGGTATATCGAGTAGTGAGGGATTAAGATTCGCGTTTGCTATATTGGTTCATAACATACCAGAGGGAATGATAATTGCATTACCATTAATAAAAAGCAAAGTAAAATTATTATATATTTTACTAATTGTAAGTGTAGTAAGCCTTTCTATGGGTATCGGTGCTGTCATAGGTTTAACACTAAGCCACGTATCACAAAAAAGTATTTCCTTATCATTAGGTATTGCTGGTGGAATAATGTTGTACGTTACAACTGGTGAGATTATAGTTAAGTCAATGGTTAAATGGAAAGGAAGATCCATAACCATATCAATCATATTAGGTATTTTGTTAGGAGTACTTTTATCATATGATTAA
- the argB gene encoding acetylglutamate kinase, with amino-acid sequence MKKYIQRAKVLVEALPYIKKFNGDIVVIKYGGSAMVDEAIKISVIQDIVLMKLVGLKPVIVHGGGKEISNMLSKIGKESKFIDGLRVTDDETVQVAEMVLSGKVNKDIVQLIENHDINAVGISGKDGKTLKVAKKEVAGYDIGYVGEITKVNTGLVETLLENEYIPVIAPIGTDDNGDTYNINADYAASSIAGALSAEKLVFLTDVEGILRDIDDSASLISRIDVSEVPNYIDQGVISGGMIPKAECCASGIHKGVKSVHILDGRVEHSLLLEIFTKSGVGTMFYGA; translated from the coding sequence ATGAAAAAATACATTCAAAGAGCTAAAGTATTGGTAGAAGCCTTACCTTATATTAAAAAATTCAATGGTGATATAGTAGTAATTAAGTATGGTGGTAGTGCCATGGTGGATGAAGCCATTAAAATTTCAGTCATACAAGATATCGTGTTAATGAAATTAGTGGGACTCAAGCCAGTTATAGTTCATGGTGGAGGAAAAGAAATAAGTAACATGTTAAGCAAGATAGGTAAAGAGAGTAAATTTATAGATGGACTTAGGGTTACAGATGATGAGACAGTTCAGGTTGCGGAGATGGTATTATCAGGAAAAGTTAATAAAGACATAGTACAGCTTATTGAAAATCATGATATCAACGCAGTTGGTATAAGTGGTAAAGATGGTAAAACCTTAAAGGTAGCAAAAAAAGAAGTTGCAGGTTATGATATTGGATATGTAGGTGAAATCACTAAAGTCAATACAGGACTAGTTGAAACTCTACTTGAAAATGAATACATACCAGTAATTGCACCTATTGGGACTGATGATAATGGTGATACATACAATATCAATGCTGATTATGCGGCAAGTTCAATAGCTGGAGCATTAAGTGCTGAAAAGTTGGTATTCCTAACAGATGTAGAAGGTATTCTTAGAGATATTGATGATAGTGCTTCTCTGATATCAAGGATAGATGTTTCAGAAGTACCAAATTACATTGATCAAGGAGTCATAAGCGGTGGAATGATTCCAAAAGCTGAATGCTGTGCATCGGGAATTCATAAAGGAGTAAAAAGTGTACACATACTTGATGGAAGAGTAGAACATAGCCTATTGTTAGAAATTTTTACAAAGAGCGGTGTAGGAACTATGTTTTATGGAGCTTAA
- the cls gene encoding cardiolipin synthase → MENFVITLSYNYVLFFLFNLIFTALIITLERKSPTTTLAWLLFMIMVPGIGFIFYLIFSQNISKRKIFKYTSEESKLYKSILNEQRKEFENHSFKFNDKSMANYTDMILFHNKLSESFYSQNNDIDIITDGKQKFQVLFEELKKAKNHIHIAYYIMKNDTISYELYDILKQKAREGVKVRLLGDHIGCRHIKSKTYKELKEAGIEVALFFPSRFKLINSKANYRNHRKIVVIDGEVGFLGGFNVGDEYLGRNKRFGYWRDTHLKIRGDAVVGLQMRFLLDWRNASKKSLESSLDYFKKSPSPSVGKIGMQIVSSGPDSINEQIKHGFIKMISSAKKSIIIQTPYFIPDESILEALKIASVSGVDVRIMIPNKPDHMFVYWATYSYIGDLLKYGVRAFTYENGFLHSKMIAVDGKLSSVGTCNFDIRSFKLNFEANAFIYDRQTTRKLERQFSKDLLLCNEITKESYTHRSQRIKTRETISRLFSPIL, encoded by the coding sequence ATGGAAAATTTTGTGATTACGTTAAGTTATAATTATGTCCTTTTCTTTTTATTTAATTTGATTTTTACAGCTTTAATTATAACTTTAGAAAGAAAATCACCTACTACTACACTTGCCTGGCTTTTATTTATGATTATGGTTCCTGGAATAGGATTTATTTTCTACTTGATTTTCTCTCAGAATATATCTAAAAGGAAAATATTTAAATATACATCAGAAGAAAGCAAATTATATAAATCCATTCTCAATGAACAAAGAAAAGAATTTGAGAATCATTCATTTAAATTCAATGATAAGTCCATGGCAAATTATACTGATATGATACTCTTTCATAATAAATTAAGTGAATCTTTTTATTCACAAAATAATGATATTGATATTATCACAGATGGGAAACAAAAATTCCAAGTATTATTCGAGGAATTGAAAAAAGCTAAAAATCATATTCACATAGCTTACTATATTATGAAAAACGATACCATCAGCTATGAATTGTATGATATTCTTAAACAAAAAGCTCGAGAAGGTGTGAAAGTCAGGTTACTAGGTGACCATATTGGTTGCAGGCACATAAAAAGCAAAACCTATAAAGAGTTAAAAGAAGCTGGAATTGAAGTTGCACTCTTTTTCCCCTCAAGATTTAAACTTATTAATTCAAAAGCCAATTATAGGAATCATCGTAAGATTGTTGTTATTGATGGCGAAGTTGGTTTTTTAGGCGGGTTTAATGTTGGTGATGAATATCTAGGACGTAACAAACGTTTTGGATATTGGAGAGATACTCATTTAAAAATTAGAGGTGATGCTGTTGTTGGATTACAAATGCGATTTCTACTTGATTGGAGAAACGCTTCAAAAAAATCATTAGAATCTTCTCTGGATTACTTCAAAAAATCTCCAAGTCCATCAGTTGGTAAAATCGGTATGCAGATAGTATCCAGTGGACCAGATTCCATTAATGAACAGATAAAACATGGGTTCATTAAGATGATATCTTCTGCCAAAAAATCTATTATCATACAGACTCCTTATTTTATACCTGATGAAAGTATCCTGGAAGCATTGAAGATCGCATCTGTATCTGGTGTTGATGTACGTATAATGATTCCTAACAAACCAGACCATATGTTTGTTTACTGGGCTACTTATTCTTATATTGGTGATTTATTAAAATATGGTGTTCGTGCCTTTACTTATGAAAATGGTTTTTTACATTCCAAAATGATAGCTGTAGACGGAAAATTATCTTCTGTTGGAACTTGTAATTTTGATATTAGAAGTTTTAAATTGAATTTTGAAGCTAATGCTTTCATATATGATAGACAAACTACCAGAAAATTAGAAAGGCAATTTTCAAAAGATCTTTTATTATGTAACGAAATAACTAAAGAATCATATACACATAGATCTCAAAGAATCAAAACACGTGAGACTATCTCAAGATTGTTTTCACCTATATTATAA
- a CDS encoding DUF2164 family protein, with protein sequence MEERDEELGDLAAMLLMEFILEKIGPEIYNEAVNDCIKAMGDKVEELYALEK encoded by the coding sequence TTGGAAGAAAGAGATGAAGAATTAGGAGATCTAGCTGCTATGCTCCTTATGGAATTTATTCTAGAAAAAATAGGACCGGAGATATATAATGAAGCTGTGAATGACTGTATAAAAGCAATGGGTGATAAAGTGGAAGAATTATATGCATTGGAAAAGTAA
- the argC gene encoding N-acetyl-gamma-glutamyl-phosphate reductase, with translation MIKTGIIGATGYAGQELMRLLIQHPDCEVEVISSRTYKDTNYNQVYGNYMGITSDKLVDIEIDEISKKVDVLFIALPHGIASNKISAEILQKTKVIDLGADYRLNDLSVYEKWYGVSHGSPQLINEAVYGLCELKRKEIKKADLIANPGCYTTCSILSLMPLVKNNIIDKNSIIVDAKSGVTGAGRALNLGTHFTECNDSIKAYKIASHRHTPEIEQELSIAGDSNITISFTPHLIPMNRGILITAYASLDKKYTYKDIKEVYEGCYKDEQFIRLLPEGVFPETKWVKGSNYCDINFQIDERTNRIIVLGAIDNLIKGAAGQAVQNMNIIFGLEENKGLEMIPSFPI, from the coding sequence ATGATAAAGACAGGTATTATAGGAGCTACAGGTTATGCAGGGCAAGAATTAATGAGATTATTAATACAACATCCAGATTGTGAAGTTGAGGTGATTTCATCTAGAACATATAAAGATACTAATTATAACCAAGTGTATGGTAATTATATGGGTATAACATCAGATAAATTAGTTGACATAGAGATTGATGAAATATCTAAGAAAGTAGATGTACTGTTCATTGCATTACCCCATGGTATAGCATCTAACAAAATATCAGCAGAGATTCTACAGAAAACTAAAGTAATTGATTTAGGTGCAGATTATAGATTGAATGATTTATCTGTGTATGAGAAATGGTACGGCGTCTCTCATGGTAGTCCTCAACTAATTAATGAAGCTGTTTATGGATTATGTGAATTGAAAAGAAAAGAAATCAAGAAAGCTGATTTAATCGCTAATCCTGGTTGCTATACGACTTGTAGTATATTGTCGCTGATGCCGTTAGTCAAGAACAATATAATTGATAAGAATTCCATTATAGTGGATGCAAAATCAGGTGTTACTGGAGCAGGAAGAGCGCTCAATCTAGGAACTCATTTTACAGAATGTAATGACTCCATAAAAGCATATAAAATTGCATCACATAGACATACACCAGAAATTGAACAAGAACTTAGTATCGCAGGAGACAGTAATATTACAATTTCTTTTACTCCTCATCTCATTCCTATGAATAGAGGTATTCTTATAACGGCTTATGCTAGTCTTGACAAGAAATATACATATAAAGATATAAAAGAAGTGTATGAAGGGTGTTATAAGGATGAACAGTTCATCAGACTTCTACCAGAAGGAGTCTTTCCAGAAACTAAATGGGTAAAAGGTTCCAATTACTGTGATATCAATTTTCAGATAGATGAAAGAACTAATAGAATAATTGTGCTAGGCGCAATAGATAATCTAATAAAAGGTGCAGCTGGTCAAGCTGTTCAGAATATGAATATAATATTTGGACTTGAAGAAAATAAAGGACTTGAAATGATTCCCTCTTTCCCAATTTAA
- the argJ gene encoding bifunctional ornithine acetyltransferase/N-acetylglutamate synthase has product MEIIKGGVTAAKGYLAGGIHCGAKRKNKDLAIVHTETPANMAATFTTNVVKAAPVLWNKKIYEDGNKVKAIVVNSGNANACTGKIGMIHANTMATKTGQALGINEDEVLVASTGVIGVKLPIDKICNGISDLSDKIKHTEESADDAANAIRTTDTYSKQIAVTVMIDGKKVTIGGMAKGSGMIHPNMATMLSFITTDIKISKTLLRKALSDSIKDSYNMISVDGDTSTNDMVILLANGEAGNEEINEVNDNYKIFKEALDHINVYLAKLIVSDGEGVTKFIEVSVKGARNKEDARLLSKSVITSNLVKTAFFGEDANWGRILCAMGYSSAEFDPNQVSLHYVSDKGKITLVENGLPIDFDEDYAASIISERDIIVEIEMEEGNGEAKAWGCDLSYEYVKINGEYRT; this is encoded by the coding sequence ATGGAAATAATAAAAGGCGGTGTAACTGCAGCAAAAGGATATTTGGCAGGTGGAATACACTGTGGCGCTAAGAGAAAAAATAAGGATTTAGCTATAGTTCATACAGAAACCCCAGCCAATATGGCTGCAACATTTACAACAAATGTAGTTAAAGCAGCACCAGTACTCTGGAATAAAAAGATATATGAAGATGGTAACAAAGTCAAAGCAATCGTTGTTAACAGTGGAAATGCTAATGCTTGTACAGGTAAAATCGGTATGATTCATGCTAATACGATGGCTACGAAAACCGGACAAGCTCTTGGAATAAATGAGGATGAAGTTTTGGTAGCTTCTACAGGTGTTATAGGAGTGAAACTACCAATAGATAAAATATGTAACGGAATATCTGACCTATCAGATAAGATTAAACATACTGAAGAATCAGCAGATGATGCCGCTAATGCTATTAGGACTACAGATACATACAGTAAACAAATCGCAGTTACTGTTATGATAGATGGGAAAAAAGTGACTATCGGCGGTATGGCTAAGGGTTCAGGAATGATTCATCCTAATATGGCTACAATGCTTTCATTCATTACAACTGATATCAAGATATCTAAAACTCTACTTAGAAAAGCATTATCAGACAGTATAAAAGATTCTTATAACATGATATCCGTTGATGGTGACACAAGTACTAATGATATGGTTATTCTATTAGCCAATGGTGAAGCTGGTAATGAAGAAATAAATGAAGTTAACGATAATTATAAAATTTTCAAAGAAGCGTTAGATCATATAAATGTTTATCTAGCAAAACTGATTGTTTCTGATGGAGAAGGTGTAACTAAATTTATTGAGGTATCTGTAAAAGGAGCTAGAAATAAAGAAGATGCAAGGTTACTAAGTAAATCAGTCATAACTTCTAATCTAGTAAAAACAGCATTTTTTGGTGAAGATGCCAATTGGGGAAGAATACTATGCGCTATGGGTTATTCAAGTGCAGAATTCGACCCTAATCAGGTAAGTTTGCATTATGTAAGTGACAAAGGGAAGATTACTCTCGTAGAAAATGGATTACCTATAGATTTTGATGAAGATTACGCAGCATCTATTATCAGTGAAAGAGATATCATCGTAGAAATAGAAATGGAAGAAGGCAATGGTGAAGCAAAGGCTTGGGGATGTGACCTTAGTTATGAATACGTAAAAATCAATGGAGAATATAGAACTTGA
- a CDS encoding argininosuccinate synthase, whose product MNNINENKKKVVLAYSGGLDTTVIIHWLKQNYDYEVIAVCVDVGQGKELDGLEERALSSGASKLYIENVVEDFVDEYVIETVKSGAIYEGKYLLGTSMARPIISKKLVEIALKEGAEAICHGATGKGNDQVRFELSIKALAPQLKIIAPWRIWDISSREDALDYCAKYNLEVPMKKDNSYSRDRNLWHISHEGLDLELPENEPNYDSLLQMSVTPEKAPDEPTYIEMEFNKGTPVKLNDVSMSCTSILTKLNKIGGKNGIGVIDIVENRIVGMKSRGVYETPGGTILYYAHRELEYLCLDKQTLSYKDTVSVKFAELVYSGEWFTPLREALSAFVNSTQETVTGKVKLKLYKGNITPAGAESPYSLYNESIASFTTGELYNHKDAEGFINLFGLPLKVRAMMLNNNKTN is encoded by the coding sequence ATGAATAATATAAATGAAAACAAGAAAAAAGTTGTATTAGCATATTCAGGTGGATTAGATACAACAGTTATTATACATTGGTTAAAACAAAACTATGACTATGAGGTAATCGCTGTTTGTGTTGATGTAGGGCAAGGGAAAGAACTAGATGGACTAGAAGAAAGAGCATTATCATCTGGAGCTAGTAAATTATACATAGAAAATGTTGTTGAAGATTTTGTTGATGAATATGTAATTGAAACTGTAAAATCAGGTGCCATATACGAAGGTAAATATTTACTAGGAACTTCAATGGCTAGACCTATCATTTCCAAGAAGTTAGTTGAAATAGCTCTAAAAGAAGGTGCTGAAGCAATATGTCATGGTGCTACTGGAAAAGGTAATGACCAAGTTCGTTTTGAACTATCAATCAAAGCACTTGCTCCTCAATTAAAGATAATTGCTCCTTGGAGAATATGGGATATAAGTTCTCGTGAAGATGCACTTGATTACTGTGCTAAATATAACCTCGAAGTACCTATGAAAAAGGATAACAGCTACAGTAGAGATCGTAACCTATGGCATATAAGCCATGAAGGACTTGACCTTGAGTTACCTGAAAACGAACCTAATTATGATAGTCTTCTTCAGATGTCAGTAACTCCTGAAAAAGCTCCTGACGAACCAACTTATATTGAAATGGAATTCAATAAAGGTACTCCTGTTAAATTAAACGATGTATCTATGAGTTGTACTAGTATTCTAACTAAACTCAATAAAATAGGTGGAAAAAATGGTATTGGAGTTATTGATATCGTTGAAAATCGTATTGTAGGAATGAAATCAAGAGGAGTATATGAAACACCAGGAGGAACTATTCTATACTATGCTCATAGAGAATTAGAATATTTATGTCTTGACAAACAAACTCTATCTTATAAAGATACTGTTTCAGTTAAATTCGCTGAACTTGTTTATAGTGGAGAATGGTTTACACCACTTCGTGAAGCCTTGTCAGCATTTGTTAATTCTACTCAAGAGACGGTTACAGGAAAAGTCAAACTAAAATTATACAAAGGTAATATAACTCCAGCTGGAGCTGAATCACCTTATTCTCTATATAACGAAAGTATAGCTAGCTTCACTACTGGTGAATTATACAATCATAAAGATGCAGAAGGATTCATTAATTTATTTGGACTTCCACTAAAAGTTAGAGCTATGATGCTTAATAATAATAAGACAAACTAA
- the argH gene encoding argininosuccinate lyase, with product MKLWGGRFEKNTNIMVDDFNSSIRFDKRLYKQDITGSMAHVTMLGKQNIIKKNEADIIKKGLEELLADIENNKIAFDIKAEDIHMNIEKLLIERIGEVAKKLHTGRSRNDQVTLDMRMYVKEEIIEIKKMIIELMNTLLDIAKNNTSTIMPGYTHLQKAQPITFAHHVMAYFEMLKRDLDRLMDTYKRTDSLPLGAGALATTTYPLDREYVAELLDFDKICLNSIDAVSDRDYCIELTNTLAMLMMHLSRFSEEIILWCSNEFQFIELDDAYSTGSSIMPQKKNPDIAELVRGKTGRVYGSLIGLLTTMKSLPLAYNKDMQEDKEATFDAIDTVKMCLPIFTDMLKTIKINAKKMYQGAGGGFTNATDAADYLVKKDIPFRDAHAIIGKLVLYCVNNNKSLEDMTLDEYKNVSPIFENDIYEAISLETCVNKRNVIGGPSKDMMEKVIIINEEYLANIINILD from the coding sequence ATGAAACTTTGGGGCGGACGATTCGAAAAAAATACCAACATTATGGTAGATGATTTTAATTCTTCTATTCGTTTTGATAAAAGATTATATAAGCAAGATATTACAGGTAGTATGGCTCATGTTACGATGCTTGGGAAACAAAATATCATTAAAAAAAATGAAGCTGATATCATAAAAAAAGGACTTGAAGAACTACTTGCAGATATTGAAAACAACAAAATAGCATTTGACATAAAAGCAGAAGATATTCACATGAATATTGAAAAGTTACTCATTGAAAGAATAGGCGAAGTCGCTAAGAAACTGCATACTGGAAGAAGTAGGAACGATCAAGTAACTCTTGATATGAGAATGTATGTAAAAGAAGAAATAATTGAAATCAAGAAAATGATAATTGAGTTAATGAATACTTTACTAGATATAGCCAAAAACAATACTTCTACAATTATGCCAGGCTATACGCATCTCCAAAAAGCTCAGCCTATAACTTTCGCTCATCATGTCATGGCATATTTTGAAATGTTAAAGCGTGATTTAGACAGGCTTATGGATACTTATAAAAGAACTGATTCTCTTCCACTTGGAGCAGGTGCTTTAGCTACTACTACATATCCTCTAGACAGAGAATATGTCGCTGAATTACTGGATTTTGATAAAATATGTCTTAATAGTATTGATGCTGTTTCAGACAGAGATTATTGTATAGAACTTACCAATACTCTAGCTATGTTAATGATGCACTTGAGTAGATTTTCAGAAGAAATCATATTATGGTGTTCTAATGAATTCCAATTCATCGAGCTGGATGATGCTTATAGCACTGGCAGTAGTATAATGCCTCAGAAAAAAAATCCTGACATAGCAGAACTTGTAAGAGGTAAAACCGGTAGAGTCTATGGCTCATTAATAGGGCTTCTGACAACAATGAAATCACTTCCTCTCGCATATAATAAAGATATGCAGGAAGATAAAGAAGCTACCTTTGACGCTATAGATACTGTAAAGATGTGTTTACCTATCTTTACTGATATGCTGAAAACAATCAAAATCAATGCTAAGAAAATGTATCAAGGTGCTGGTGGCGGTTTCACTAACGCTACAGATGCAGCTGATTACTTAGTGAAGAAAGACATACCTTTTAGAGATGCTCATGCAATAATTGGAAAATTGGTCTTGTACTGTGTTAATAATAATAAGTCTCTTGAAGATATGACACTAGATGAATATAAGAACGTTTCTCCTATCTTTGAGAATGATATCTACGAAGCCATTTCATTAGAGACTTGTGTGAACAAAAGAAATGTCATCGGAGGTCCTTCCAAAGATATGATGGAAAAAGTTATTATAATAAATGAAGAATATTTAGCTAATATTATTAATATACTTGATTAG
- a CDS encoding zinc dependent phospholipase C family protein has translation MGKRFEKYYGKFLRRFLKIINPVKKLVITTDCEVHKFNNYHALKLLKQYGYENDYEFLKPYIEDINAGSVWADQDFRSIAHFYNPNIERGLFGNNHSLALTKDYYDNALKYWKEGSKDKSMFYLGACVHIIQDLTISQHVKIRLLDEHRQYENYVKYTHDLVKEYIAHKPPILLGSPEKYIRYNAIRAIRIDKKVKNIPTRKLRFYNKTLYSLPLAQRTTAGCYILFIKELKNSCLYE, from the coding sequence ATGGGAAAAAGATTTGAAAAATATTATGGAAAATTTCTAAGAAGGTTTCTAAAAATAATTAATCCTGTAAAAAAATTAGTAATAACAACTGATTGTGAAGTGCACAAATTCAATAACTATCATGCTTTGAAATTATTAAAACAATATGGATATGAGAATGATTATGAATTCTTGAAACCTTATATTGAAGATATCAATGCGGGATCAGTATGGGCGGACCAAGATTTCAGAAGTATAGCTCATTTTTATAATCCTAATATTGAAAGAGGATTGTTCGGTAACAATCATTCTCTAGCATTAACGAAAGATTACTATGATAATGCGTTAAAATATTGGAAGGAAGGTAGTAAAGATAAATCCATGTTCTATCTTGGAGCTTGTGTCCATATCATTCAAGATCTTACTATCAGCCAGCATGTTAAGATTAGATTGTTGGATGAACATAGGCAGTATGAAAATTATGTCAAATATACTCATGACTTGGTAAAAGAATATATTGCACATAAACCTCCAATTCTATTGGGTTCACCAGAAAAATATATAAGATATAATGCTATTAGGGCCATAAGGATAGATAAAAAAGTTAAAAACATACCAACAAGAAAACTTAGATTCTATAATAAGACATTATATTCTTTACCTTTGGCACAGAGAACCACAGCAGGATGTTATATATTATTCATAAAAGAACTAAAAAATAGCTGCCTCTATGAATGA
- a CDS encoding aspartate aminotransferase family protein: MEQLINKGKELLMNTYAQFPIVIEKGEGVKVYDNKGNEYLDFVAGIAVNCLGYKNDKLIAALKQQLEKLIHCSNLYWNEPAIEAAELLVEHSKLDKVFFCNSGAEAIEGSLKLARKYAKKNLGDNKNEIITMKNSFHGRTYGAVTATGQLKYQKGLDPLLPGVKYAEFNNIESLLQAIDYNTCAVLLEPIQGEGGIRPANKEYLKQVRDICDMNNLVLIFDEVQCGMGRTGEMFAYQLYDVKPDIVALAKGLGSGVPIGAVIANEEIAKGFNPGDHASTFGGNPLACTAAKVVLEEISKNDFLDNVKEQGNYLTKKLNELKDKYEFITDVRGHGLMKGMEMNIPVKDVIKKCMEKGLLLVGSGERIIRFVPPLIVKKDDIDSAIAILGSVLEGEI; the protein is encoded by the coding sequence ATGGAACAACTTATAAATAAAGGTAAAGAATTACTTATGAATACATATGCTCAGTTTCCTATTGTCATAGAAAAAGGAGAAGGAGTTAAAGTGTATGATAATAAGGGCAATGAATATTTAGATTTTGTTGCGGGTATAGCAGTTAATTGTCTTGGTTACAAGAATGATAAATTAATCGCGGCACTAAAACAACAATTGGAGAAATTAATCCATTGTTCTAATCTATATTGGAATGAACCAGCTATAGAAGCTGCGGAGTTGTTGGTAGAACATAGCAAACTTGACAAAGTGTTTTTCTGTAATAGTGGTGCTGAAGCTATTGAGGGCTCTCTGAAATTAGCAAGAAAATATGCTAAGAAAAATCTGGGTGACAATAAAAATGAAATCATCACAATGAAGAATTCTTTTCATGGTAGAACATATGGAGCAGTTACCGCTACAGGTCAGCTCAAATATCAAAAAGGACTGGACCCATTACTTCCAGGTGTCAAATATGCAGAGTTCAATAATATAGAATCCTTATTACAGGCAATAGATTATAATACATGTGCAGTATTGCTCGAACCAATTCAAGGTGAAGGAGGTATAAGACCTGCTAACAAGGAGTATTTAAAACAAGTTAGAGATATATGTGATATGAATAATCTCGTATTGATATTTGATGAGGTCCAATGTGGTATGGGACGAACAGGTGAAATGTTTGCATATCAATTATATGATGTGAAACCTGACATAGTAGCACTAGCGAAAGGTCTTGGCTCAGGAGTACCTATTGGAGCAGTTATAGCTAATGAAGAGATAGCCAAGGGGTTCAACCCTGGAGATCATGCAAGTACATTCGGTGGTAATCCTTTAGCATGTACAGCTGCAAAAGTCGTATTAGAAGAAATATCTAAAAATGACTTTCTAGATAATGTTAAGGAGCAAGGAAATTACTTGACCAAGAAATTAAATGAGTTAAAAGATAAATATGAGTTCATTACTGATGTCAGAGGACATGGATTGATGAAAGGGATGGAGATGAATATCCCTGTAAAAGATGTAATCAAAAAATGTATGGAAAAAGGATTACTATTAGTTGGTTCAGGTGAACGTATAATAAGGTTCGTGCCACCTCTTATCGTAAAAAAAGATGATATAGATTCTGCTATTGCAATACTTGGTAGTGTCCTGGAAGGAGAGATTTAA